The window CGGCGCAACCCTTCGCTGAGGACGCGGACTCGATCGTCACGAGAACTGGCGGCACCGCGACCGCGCCGGAGTTCCGCGTGACGACGAAGACCAGCTTCGCAAGCGCCGAGGAGCAGCGTCGCTACCACCGCTCTTCGGTCGATGCACTGTCCCAGCGCGTCAGCGCCCTCGGCATGGCATACGGCGGAACCTTCGATACTCCCCAGCAACTGGTGCGCACGCCCCTGCGCGTCGGCGACAGCTGGACGTCCCAGTGGCGTGCCGAGGACACGCGCGGTACGACGACTTCGACGGTCACCGGAACGCGCACCGTCAGCGTCGCGGGATCCCGCCTGCTGTGCTACATCATCGAACGCACGACCACGATGAAGGGTGACCTGACCGGCACCCAGAGCCAACGCACCTGCTGGGCCCCCTTAACCGGCATGCCTGCGGTCGATGAACAGCAGGTTCGTGGCACTTACCAAGGGGTTCAATTCGAGGCCGAAGTCAGCATGATCCTCCGGGCCACGCCCCCTAACAGCGCCACCCAGGCATCCGATCCCGGTCACACATCTGATCACGCCCGGAGCCAAGCCTGGCCTGTTGGCGGTCCGGCGGCTTTGACACACACCCCCGGGGCACGCCTCCGACTCCCGGATGGCCCCCGGGTATCGATGCATGTCCGCGGTGGGCTGCACGGGTGAAGATGATGACGCTCGGCGAATCTCCCCAGGGTTGCCAAGCAGGTCTGGGGAATTTCACCCTGAGCGTCGTCACCGCTTCTCGGCGGCCGAGATCATGCGCAGCGAGACGGCTTCGCAAGCCGTGCGCAGCGTCGCGGTGGAAGGTCCCGCCAGCGGGCCGTCGTTGAGCCGTAGCGACTGCACGTTCGTGCCGAGGGCTAACAGGCTGCGCATGATCAGTGACGTGACGGTCCAGCGCAGGGCGGTGTGCCGGCGGTTGCTTGGCTCGGACCGGCCGTGGTCGAGCACCCGCTCGATCTGGCGGCGTTCGAAGTCCTGCCGGATCTGCAGAGAGCTGGCGGTCGCTCCGGGCAGCTGGTGGTACAGCAGATTGGCCGGCTCAGGATTGTTCTCGACCCAGTCCCACATCGCACCGATGACCCCGTGGAAGCTCACCTCGCCCTCCGGTGAGCGGACCTCCTCGACCACCTCGTCGAGCTGGCGGAAGACGCTCTCGAGCGCCGCCTCGTACAGCTCGTCCTTGCTGGAGAAGTGGTAGTTCACGGCGGTCGTGACGACGTGGGCCTCCGCGGCGACGTCCTGGATCTTTGTGCCCTGAAATCCTTGCCGCGCGAACACCGTCACCGCGGCCCGCACGACGTGCTCGCGGCGGTTGGGGCGACGCGAGGGATGTCCCGCGCCCGATCCCGCTCTCGCCGGTGCTCCCCTCCCGCGTGCGTACCGCGCAGCAGGAGGATCTTGCCGGATCACCACGAGGCGATCACGGGAAAGCGAGCCCCGGAACTCGCAGCGGTAGCCCTTGCCGGGAAAGCTCGCTAGGACAGCAGATTCTGGCCGTCCCTGCGCACGGCAATCGCGGAGTTGGGACAGGTGTAGGCGACTTCGACGAGTTCCTCCACATCAAAGTCCTCCTCGCCGGTCGCGGCGACGACCGAGAGATGCTCTTCGCCCTCGACGAAGACCTTCGGCATGAGGCGTCGGCAGTCACCGATGCCCATGCACGAATCTTCGAGGACCTCGACCTGTACATCCTCGGGGATCCGCGCCATCGCTATTTCTCCTCGACGAGGCGATCGGAGACGGGCTCGAAGAAGTGCGCGGCGAAACTCGACATGTCCAGGGCTTCAGACAGGGCGATCTCGCCTGCCCCCACGCCCGCGGCGAGCACTTCGGCCGCCTCCTTGACGTTTTCCGCGTTCACCTCGTAGAGGGCGAGGTACCGGTGCGGCGGGTCGTCCATTCCTTCGAGAGCTGGGACACCGGTGTAGCGGTAGCGGGTTGCGGCCACGAACCCGGGGACCCGCAGGACGTCGGGCAGGTGCACCTTGTTGTACCAGGTGTTGTACTCCTCCTCAGCTTCCTTGCTGACCGGATTGGTCCAGACGACCATCAGCTTGGTGGGCATGCGCAGCTCCTCAACAGGGGAGATCGGAACAGATCAGGCGTCGAATGCAATGGGCAACGAACGGAAACCACGGACAAGGACGTTGTAGTTCATCTGCGGTTCGTCGCGGATCTCTATGTTGCGAATCCGGGGCAAGAGGTACTCCATGGCGATCCGCGTCTCCAGCCGGGCCAGGGGAGCCCCGATGCAGTAGTGCGGGCCGCCGCCGAACGCGAAGTGGTTGCGGGACCTCCGATCAAGATCGAAGTTCGCAGCGTTGTGGTACTGCCGCTCGTCACGGTTGGCGGAGCCGTAGAGCAGCTGGACCCGCGCATCGTTCGGGATCTCAGTGCCGTCGATCTCGAAAGGCGAGCGCGAGGTGCGGAACAGGCCCTGCACCGGGGCGTCCCATCGCAGCGTCTCTTCGATGGCCCACTCGATCAAGGACGGGTCCTCGACGCAGCGGCGCAGCTGGTCCGGATGCTGCACCAGGGCGTGCAGCGTGTTGCCAATGAGGTTGGTCGTCGTCTCGTTCCCCCCGATGAGGAACAACATGCACTGGGCGATGACCTCGTGGTGCGCGAGGGAGTCGCCGTCCTTCGTCGAGCCGAGCAAGACGCTAATCAGGTCCTCCCCCGGCTGCGCCCGCCGCTCGTTCACGATGGCGTCGAAGTACGTGGCCAGCTCCATCGCCGAGCCGAGGGCAGTCATCTGCAGCGCCGGGTCGATGCCACCGCCAATGAGATAAACGATGTCCTCGGACCAATCCTTGAACTTTTTCCGATCCGCTGTCGGGATACCGAGGATCTCAGCGATGACAGTGACCGGCAGGGGGGTGGCCAGGTGCTCGGTCAGGTCGGCGTTGCCCGACTTGTTGTGTTCCATGAGGTCGTGGACGCACGCTTCGGTGATGTCCCGGACCTTGGCTTCCCACCCGGCGATTCGGCGCGGGGTGAACTCCTTCTGGACCAGGTCGCGCAGGCGGCGGTGGTCCGGCGGGTCCTTGGAGATCATGACCTCGCTGAGGTTCTCCGCGCCTTCCATGCCGAGCGCGCTGAGATCCACGACCCGCTCCACCGCGATGCCTTCGGCGGAGGAAAGCACATCCGTCGCGTTGACACCCCAGGCGACGTGCTCGTGGCGGGACAGGATCCAGAAGTCGTGCTCTGCGACGTAATAAGCCGGGCTGTTTTCTCGAAGCCAGGCGTAGTGGTCGTAGGGGTACTTGCGGGTCTCCAGGTCGAACGGGTCGTAGCCGGTGATCGCGGAGATGTTGTCCACCGTCATGGTTGTCCTCCAGGGAAGGGAGTCGCGTTGGCTGTCAGACGAGCAGGAAGCCGCCGTCGACGAAGATGGTCTGGCCGGTGACGAACGAGGTGCCGTCTCCGGCGAGTGCCAGCACCATCCCGCACAGATCCTCGGGGGCGCC of the Sporichthya polymorpha DSM 43042 genome contains:
- a CDS encoding TetR/AcrR family transcriptional regulator, coding for MRAAVTVFARQGFQGTKIQDVAAEAHVVTTAVNYHFSSKDELYEAALESVFRQLDEVVEEVRSPEGEVSFHGVIGAMWDWVENNPEPANLLYHQLPGATASSLQIRQDFERRQIERVLDHGRSEPSNRRHTALRWTVTSLIMRSLLALGTNVQSLRLNDGPLAGPSTATLRTACEAVSLRMISAAEKR
- a CDS encoding 4Fe-4S domain-containing protein; protein product: MARIPEDVQVEVLEDSCMGIGDCRRLMPKVFVEGEEHLSVVAATGEEDFDVEELVEVAYTCPNSAIAVRRDGQNLLS
- a CDS encoding DUF4286 family protein, which codes for MPTKLMVVWTNPVSKEAEEEYNTWYNKVHLPDVLRVPGFVAATRYRYTGVPALEGMDDPPHRYLALYEVNAENVKEAAEVLAAGVGAGEIALSEALDMSSFAAHFFEPVSDRLVEEK
- a CDS encoding cytochrome P450 → MTVDNISAITGYDPFDLETRKYPYDHYAWLRENSPAYYVAEHDFWILSRHEHVAWGVNATDVLSSAEGIAVERVVDLSALGMEGAENLSEVMISKDPPDHRRLRDLVQKEFTPRRIAGWEAKVRDITEACVHDLMEHNKSGNADLTEHLATPLPVTVIAEILGIPTADRKKFKDWSEDIVYLIGGGIDPALQMTALGSAMELATYFDAIVNERRAQPGEDLISVLLGSTKDGDSLAHHEVIAQCMLFLIGGNETTTNLIGNTLHALVQHPDQLRRCVEDPSLIEWAIEETLRWDAPVQGLFRTSRSPFEIDGTEIPNDARVQLLYGSANRDERQYHNAANFDLDRRSRNHFAFGGGPHYCIGAPLARLETRIAMEYLLPRIRNIEIRDEPQMNYNVLVRGFRSLPIAFDA